A genomic window from Salvia miltiorrhiza cultivar Shanhuang (shh) chromosome 5, IMPLAD_Smil_shh, whole genome shotgun sequence includes:
- the LOC130987208 gene encoding uncharacterized protein LOC130987208 has product MGRTKTRPGTTSRAPIEQPEPMDEDATPQDIREEFHAPFAIFNDDEGKDQGNKVNANEVFLLSSAKRKEKICPIYFIWSQLDLIKRRSAFHVSLTPIITCLAIHFKLIPSGAEFVPGQDSIDFRFIDDKELMRGNFIKDRHTIVPHHKRHCVIEYSNAKAAAGIAQGAGPSSHSDDEDEEAEAEPTASPELALTYPDAPLTQHHFDASMTAFQSHFDNVIGDFRRVLLARLDTQDQRISALETSWDSWTQRYPHPPPAGDQ; this is encoded by the exons ATGGGACGAACGAAGACAAGACCCGGCACTACTTCTAGAGCTCCGATTGAGCAACCCGAACCTATGGACGAAGATGCTACACCGCAAGATATCCGTGAAGAATTCCATGCACCTTTTGCTATCTTCAATGATGACGAAG GGAAAGATCAAGGAAATAAAGTTAATGCcaatgaagttttcttgttgtCGAGTGCAAAGCGGAAGGAGAAAATTTGTCCTATATACTTCATTTGGTCTCAGCTTGATCTTATTAAGCGTCGGAGTGCTTTCCATGTTTCTTTGACTCCAATCATAACATGTTTAGCGATTCATTTCAAGCTTATTCCAAGCGGCGCAGAATTTGTTCCGGGGCAAGATTCAATTGATTTTCGGTTCATTGATGACAAAGAGCTTATGAGGGGAAATTTCATCAAGGATAGGCACACTATTGTTCCCCATCATAAACGGCACTGCGTCATCGAGTATTCGAATGCTAAAGCTGCCGCAGGCATTGCACAAGGCGCTGGTCCATCTTCTCATTCAGACGACGAGGACGAGGAAGCTGAGGCGGAGCCCACTGCTTCACCCGAGCTAGCCCTCACATACCCTGATGCACCACTCACACAACACCATTTTGATGCATCTATGACTGCTTTTCAATCTCATTTTGACAATGTCATTGGTGATTTTCGCAGAGTCCTGTTAGCGCGTTTGGATACTCAGGATCAGAGGATATCTGCGTTGGAGACTAGCTGGGATTCTTGGACCCAGCGTTATCCCCATCCACCACCCGCGGGCGATCAATGA